In Tiliqua scincoides isolate rTilSci1 chromosome 1, rTilSci1.hap2, whole genome shotgun sequence, the following are encoded in one genomic region:
- the SDC1 gene encoding syndecan-1, giving the protein MARLMDARVLCALLFCLQAAWAQTADISLPPEDLDSSGDDDDSFSGSGAGAEDGLAEVAPTFSLQESTNSSLMHVVHDDLRDDQSEAGTDSPREDSEAVSPTSHLMTDKPPVAVEDELNSFTEQVTTRPQVITTRVLATHHTSTVRVSTSQDSSTAEVVVPKVNHETYHDASLIDKDVSTSEVVPTSESSLDAFSSNTTSSVPHKDISSLPEEVLSPEDGSGDVGDFIFGTSDENLVKPIAFEPENRAVDTGAKDEKSAAAPQGIMDRKEVLGGVIAGGLVGLLFAGVLVGFMLYRMKKKDEGSYSLDEPKQSNGGYQKPHKQEEFYA; this is encoded by the exons ATGGCCAGGCTGATGGACGCCCGAGTGCTGTGCGCGCTGCTTTTCtgtctgcaggctgcctgggcg CAAACGGCTGACATCAGTCTTCCTCCTGAAGACCTGGACTCATCTGGTGATGACGATGACTCTTTCTCTGGCTCTGGGGCAG GTGCAGAGGATGGTCTAGCAGAGGTTGCACCAACTTTTTCACTACAAGAAAGCACCAATTCGTCATTGATGCATGTCGTGCATGATGACTTGAGAGATGACCAATCTGAAGCTGGAACAGATAGCCCTAGAGAAGACTCTGAAGCAGTATCCCCAACAAGTCATCTTATGACTGACAAGCCTCCAGTAGCTGTTGAAGATGAGCTAAACTCTTTTACTGAGCAAGTTACAACAAGACCTCAAGTTATAACAACAAGAGTTCTAGCAACTCATCACACTTCTACTGTCAGAGTGTCAACCTCACAAGACTCTAGCACAGCTGAAGTTGTTGTGCCTAAAGTCAATCATGAGACCTACCATGATGCATCTCTCATTGATAAAGATGTGTCTACTTCTGAGGTTGTGCCAACAAGTGAGAGTAGTCTAGATGCTTTCAGTTCCAATACAACATCCTCTGTTCCCCATAAGGATATATCTTCTCTACCTGAAGAAGTCTTGTCACCTGAAGATGGTTCTGGTGATGTG GGTGACTTTATATTTGGCACATCTGATGAGAACTTGGTAAAACCAATAGCATTTGAGCCAGAGAACAGAGCAGTGGATACAGGAGCAAAGGATGAAAAATCTGCAGCAGCCCCCCAAGGAATAATGGACAGGAAAGAAGTTCTAGGAG GAGTCATTGCTGGTGGACTGGTAGGCTTGTTATTCGCTGGAGTTCTAGTTGGATTCATGCTGTACCGGATGAAGAAAAAAGACGAAGGCAGCTATTCATTGGATGAACCAAAACAATCAAATGGGGGCTATCAAAAACCACACAAACAAGAAGAATTCTATGCATGA